From Kineosporia succinea, the proteins below share one genomic window:
- a CDS encoding SDR family NAD(P)-dependent oxidoreductase, with protein sequence MKLARTIVITGASDGVGAAAARELSRQGHQLVLVGRSPEKTDRVADELGAERHVADFSDLGAVRDLAATLLDRHDRIDVLANNAGGVFGNDRVMTRDGHELTFQVNYLAPFLLTHLLLDRLVSSRATVVNTSSSGNRLGRVDLENLSGEKRFSGTAAYSNAKLMQILHARELDRRYGAAGLRAAGLNPGNIRSNFAQQPGSALAWVAQNRLIRRFLLKTPEQGADTLVFLAAGASEFPSGEYFVKRKVTRTNKQAYDAELCRRLWERSEQLVTPAAG encoded by the coding sequence ATGAAACTCGCCAGGACGATCGTCATCACCGGAGCCAGCGACGGGGTGGGCGCCGCGGCGGCCCGCGAGCTCAGCCGGCAAGGACACCAGTTGGTCCTGGTCGGAAGGTCGCCGGAGAAAACGGACCGGGTGGCCGACGAACTCGGCGCCGAACGTCACGTGGCCGACTTCAGCGACCTCGGCGCGGTGCGCGACCTCGCGGCCACTCTCCTGGACCGGCACGACCGCATCGATGTGCTGGCGAACAACGCCGGAGGCGTCTTCGGCAACGACCGGGTGATGACCCGCGACGGCCACGAGCTCACGTTCCAGGTGAACTACCTGGCCCCGTTCCTGCTGACCCACCTGTTGCTCGACCGGCTGGTCTCCTCGCGGGCCACCGTCGTGAACACCTCCAGCTCGGGCAACCGCCTGGGCCGGGTCGACCTCGAGAACCTCTCCGGGGAAAAGCGTTTCAGCGGGACGGCGGCCTACTCGAACGCCAAGCTGATGCAGATCCTGCACGCCCGCGAACTCGACCGCCGCTACGGCGCGGCCGGTCTACGCGCGGCCGGCCTGAACCCGGGCAACATCCGCTCCAACTTCGCCCAGCAGCCGGGCTCCGCCCTGGCCTGGGTCGCGCAGAACCGGCTGATCCGCCGGTTCCTGCTGAAAACCCCGGAGCAGGGCGCCGACACGCTGGTCTTCCTCGCCGCCGGGGCCTCGGAGTTCCCCAGCGGCGAGTACTTCGTGAAACGAAAGGTGACGCGGACCAACAAGCAGGCCTACGACGCCGAGCTGTGCCGGCGACTCTGGGAGCGATCGGAACAGCTGGTGACGCCGGCTGCGGGCTGA